One segment of Niveibacterium microcysteis DNA contains the following:
- the secD gene encoding protein translocase subunit SecD, which translates to MNRYPLWKNLLILVVLLFGILYTLPNYFGEVPAVQVSSAKSTIRLSESALATAEKALSDARISHDGVFFDNNSVRVRLGSTDAQIKAKDALEHAFNPDPKDPGHTVALNLLSASPKWLTAIHALPMYLGLDLRGGVHFLLQVDMKGAITKRLDSTTGDMRTMLREKDIRHGGIVRDGESLVVRFRDVATRDKARNVIRDRLPDLQLVDKTEADEQLIVGTLTEQAKRRIQEDAIKQNIVTLHNRINELGVAEPVIQQQGADRIVVQLPGVQDVAKAKSLIGRTATLEVRMVDEAATQSGSSVGVDVIPERRRDGSVIPVAVKKQIVLTGDRFNGADATFDSNQQPAVAVSLDAAGGRIMRDVTRDSVGKRMAIILYERGKGEAISVATIQGEFGNRFQITGQFSPDETTSLAILIRSGSLAAPMDIIEERTIGPSLGADNIAKGFKSTMWGFIAIAIFMVIYYMVFGLVSVIALGANLLLLLALLSLLQATLTLPGIAAIAFTLGMAIDANVLINERIREELRNGSTPQAAIAAGYERAFGTILDSNVTTLIAGIALLIFGSGPVRGFAVVHCLGILTSMFSSVLVSRMVTNFIYGGRRKLQSIAIGQIWRPAADTQE; encoded by the coding sequence ATGAACCGTTACCCCCTCTGGAAGAACCTCCTGATTCTGGTGGTTCTGCTGTTCGGCATCCTCTACACGCTGCCCAACTACTTCGGCGAAGTGCCTGCGGTGCAGGTATCGAGCGCAAAGTCGACGATCCGCCTGAGCGAATCCGCACTTGCGACCGCCGAGAAAGCGCTGTCCGACGCGCGCATCAGTCACGACGGCGTGTTCTTCGACAACAACTCGGTCCGCGTGCGTCTTGGCAGCACCGACGCGCAGATCAAAGCGAAGGATGCGCTGGAGCACGCCTTCAACCCGGATCCGAAAGACCCTGGCCATACGGTTGCGCTGAACCTGCTGTCGGCGAGCCCGAAATGGCTCACCGCGATCCATGCGCTGCCGATGTACCTCGGCCTCGATCTGCGCGGTGGCGTACACTTCCTGCTGCAGGTGGACATGAAGGGCGCGATCACGAAGCGCCTCGACTCGACCACCGGCGACATGCGCACCATGCTGCGCGAGAAGGACATCCGCCACGGCGGCATCGTGCGTGACGGCGAGTCGCTGGTTGTCCGCTTCCGCGACGTCGCGACCCGCGACAAGGCACGCAACGTGATTCGCGATCGCCTGCCCGATCTACAACTGGTCGACAAGACCGAAGCGGACGAGCAACTGATCGTCGGCACGCTGACCGAACAGGCCAAGCGCCGCATCCAGGAAGACGCGATCAAGCAGAACATCGTCACCCTGCACAACCGGATCAACGAACTCGGCGTGGCCGAACCGGTGATCCAGCAGCAGGGGGCGGACCGCATCGTGGTGCAGCTGCCGGGTGTGCAGGACGTTGCCAAGGCGAAATCGCTGATCGGCCGCACCGCAACGCTGGAAGTGCGCATGGTCGATGAAGCCGCCACGCAAAGTGGCAGCAGCGTCGGCGTGGATGTGATTCCGGAGCGCCGTCGCGATGGCTCGGTGATCCCGGTTGCAGTGAAGAAGCAGATCGTGCTGACCGGCGACCGCTTCAACGGTGCCGACGCCACCTTCGACAGCAACCAGCAACCCGCTGTTGCAGTAAGCCTGGACGCCGCCGGCGGCCGCATCATGCGCGATGTCACCCGTGACAGCGTCGGCAAGCGCATGGCGATCATCCTGTATGAACGCGGCAAGGGCGAGGCGATCTCGGTCGCCACGATTCAGGGCGAGTTCGGCAACCGCTTCCAGATCACCGGCCAGTTCTCGCCGGACGAGACGACGAGCCTGGCGATCCTGATCCGCTCTGGCTCGCTGGCTGCGCCGATGGACATCATTGAGGAACGCACGATCGGCCCGAGCCTTGGTGCCGACAACATCGCAAAGGGCTTCAAGTCCACGATGTGGGGCTTCATCGCCATCGCGATCTTCATGGTGATCTACTACATGGTGTTCGGCCTGGTATCGGTGATCGCCCTCGGCGCGAACCTGCTGCTGCTGTTGGCCTTGCTGTCCTTGCTGCAGGCAACCCTAACACTGCCTGGCATTGCGGCGATCGCCTTCACCCTGGGTATGGCGATTGACGCGAACGTGCTGATCAACGAGCGGATTCGCGAAGAACTGCGTAACGGTTCGACACCGCAAGCCGCAATCGCCGCGGGTTACGAACGCGCCTTCGGCACGATTCTCGACTCCAACGTCACGACGCTGATTGCCGGTATCGCACTGCTGATCTTTGGCAGCGGCCCGGTGCGCGGCTTCGCGGTGGTGCATTGCCTTGGCATCCTGACCTCGATGTTCAGTTCGGTGCTGGTGTCGCGCATGGTCACCAATTTCATCTACGGCGGCCGTCGCAAGCTGCAGTCGATCGCAATTGGCCAGATCTGGCGCCCCGCTGCCGACACGCAAGAGTAA
- a CDS encoding YbaY family lipoprotein, with protein sequence MLALAMAGVGSLPETAHATVRGRINYGDGMALPPQAVIDIELTDISKSGAPAQVLARMRLSAEEDGPIPFEISVPSARIDQQRTYVLSARISYGGKLLYTNTTTHRVLTQGAPIKVDLRVERVAA encoded by the coding sequence GTGCTGGCGCTCGCAATGGCCGGAGTCGGTTCCCTGCCGGAAACCGCTCACGCCACCGTTCGCGGTCGTATCAACTACGGTGATGGCATGGCGCTGCCGCCGCAGGCCGTGATTGACATCGAGCTGACCGACATCTCCAAGTCCGGCGCGCCGGCGCAGGTGCTCGCGCGCATGCGGCTGTCGGCTGAAGAGGATGGGCCAATCCCGTTCGAAATCTCCGTGCCGTCCGCACGGATCGACCAGCAGCGCACCTACGTGCTGTCGGCTCGGATCTCCTACGGCGGGAAGTTGCTCTATACCAACACCACGACTCATCGCGTCCTGACTCAGGGTGCGCCAATCAAGGTCGATCTGCGCGTCGAGCGCGTCGCGGCCTGA
- a CDS encoding TIGR03013 family XrtA/PEP-CTERM system glycosyltransferase, protein MFRLFNHYVPANAFAQVLFDSLLLFAGILVAATMQLSGGFALVEALAPSALVFAVIMIALNSALGLYRGGPTSSLYDTLARILLSLLASIPIAYAIFRILPWGVFDQQRGELTVVLLLGSILALRGFVVGAAGEPLLRRRILVIGTGNEAAAVDQSLRNQSTRALQVVGFYPAVNNDDVVVSNHRILAANASLLEAVRAHDVNEIIVAVRERRGGSMSLKQLLDCKLAGVKVLDLSSFYERVRGQVRIDALKASWLIYGDGFRQGWLRSTIKRTFDLVVGTVMLVLALPVMALTAIAIAVESGLPIFYTQERVGRGGRVFHVIKFRSMRTDAEKDGKPRWASARDDRVTRVGRIIRKTRIDELPQLLNVIRGEMSLVGPRPERPYFVDQLARDIPFFAVRHSVKPGLTGWAQVRYQYGSTVDDAIQKLQYDLYYVKNHTLFLDVLILAETVRVVLTGEGAH, encoded by the coding sequence ATGTTTCGACTTTTCAATCACTACGTACCGGCCAACGCGTTTGCGCAGGTGCTCTTCGATAGCCTGCTGCTGTTTGCCGGGATTCTCGTTGCTGCGACCATGCAGCTCAGCGGCGGCTTTGCGCTCGTAGAGGCGCTGGCGCCGTCGGCCTTGGTGTTCGCCGTCATCATGATTGCGCTTAACAGCGCGCTGGGCCTCTACCGCGGCGGTCCGACCTCCAGCTTGTACGACACCCTGGCCCGCATCCTGTTGTCGCTGCTTGCCAGCATCCCGATCGCCTATGCCATCTTCCGCATCCTGCCATGGGGTGTTTTCGATCAGCAGCGTGGTGAGCTGACGGTTGTTTTGCTGTTGGGATCGATCCTCGCCCTGCGCGGGTTTGTCGTCGGCGCTGCCGGCGAACCGCTCCTTCGCCGCCGCATTCTGGTCATCGGAACCGGCAACGAAGCCGCGGCGGTCGATCAGAGTTTGCGCAACCAAAGCACCCGAGCCCTGCAGGTTGTTGGTTTCTATCCCGCCGTCAACAACGATGACGTGGTCGTCTCAAACCACCGGATCCTGGCGGCGAATGCTTCTCTGCTCGAGGCTGTACGGGCGCACGATGTGAACGAAATCATCGTGGCCGTCCGCGAACGTCGCGGAGGCTCGATGTCGCTCAAGCAGCTGCTTGACTGCAAGCTCGCGGGCGTCAAGGTGCTCGACCTCTCGTCGTTCTACGAACGCGTGCGTGGGCAGGTGCGGATTGATGCGCTCAAAGCCAGTTGGCTGATTTACGGTGACGGGTTCCGTCAAGGCTGGCTCCGTTCCACGATCAAGCGCACGTTCGACTTGGTAGTGGGGACTGTCATGCTGGTGCTGGCTCTGCCGGTCATGGCGCTGACGGCGATCGCGATCGCGGTTGAGTCTGGCCTCCCGATCTTCTACACGCAAGAGCGCGTAGGGCGCGGCGGCCGCGTTTTTCACGTAATCAAGTTTCGCAGCATGCGCACCGACGCCGAGAAAGATGGCAAGCCGCGGTGGGCTTCTGCCCGTGACGATCGGGTCACGCGGGTTGGCAGGATCATTCGCAAGACGCGTATTGATGAACTCCCGCAACTGCTCAACGTCATCCGTGGCGAGATGAGTCTCGTTGGTCCGCGTCCGGAACGGCCGTACTTTGTCGACCAACTCGCGCGTGACATTCCCTTCTTCGCGGTACGCCACAGTGTCAAGCCGGGTCTGACCGGCTGGGCGCAGGTGCGCTACCAATATGGATCGACCGTCGACGACGCGATCCAGAAGCTTCAATACGACCTCTACTACGTCAAGAACCACACGCTGTTCCTCGACGTATTGATTCTTGCGGAGACGGTTCGGGTAGTGCTGACCGGCGAAGGAGCCCATTGA
- a CDS encoding potassium transporter Kup, whose protein sequence is MQNTPNGSHAGQQSSGRLAALTVAAIGVVFGDIGTSPLYTMKEVFGSHGLEPSHANVLGILSLVFWALIIIVALKYVVFIMRADNRGEGGIMALMALAQRTAAKDPRALWWLTAAGLFGAALFYGDGVITPAISVLSAVEGVAVTQPAFAPLILPLSLVIIVLLFAFQSKGTASVGALFGPVMIIWFITLGVLGLIKIIEMPSVLLALNPLYAFQFLAEHRLHGFLVLGSVVLAVTGAEALYADMGHFGRKPIKLAWFGLVLPCIYLNYLGQGALLVSDPAAARNPFFLLAPPWMLYPMVGLATLAAIIASQAVISGAFSLTRQAMQLGYCPRFSLIHTSAREIGQVYVPGINWGLLGAVLALVIGFKSSSALASAYGIAVTLTMLIDTVLAFIVVRSLWGWSGLQGGLFLAGFLIVDLAFVSACSVKILDGGWFPLTMGLGVFLLLATWRRGRQVVAERTRTDTIPLELFIQSLFHSPPQRVSGTGIFMTTNPDGVPRALLHNLLHNKVLHERVVLLTVVTEDVPFVPEIDRVWVEHLDYGFMRISVHYGFKDDPDIPAALIQAQSQGFEFEMMETSFFLGREKLIPRIKGVMPMWRERLFIFMFRNSGSAADFFRIPANRVVEFGTQVEL, encoded by the coding sequence ATGCAGAACACCCCAAACGGATCCCACGCCGGGCAGCAATCCTCCGGTCGCCTTGCGGCACTGACTGTCGCCGCCATCGGCGTGGTTTTCGGGGACATCGGCACCAGCCCCCTGTATACGATGAAAGAGGTGTTTGGCTCGCACGGGCTGGAGCCTTCACACGCCAACGTGCTCGGGATTCTGTCGCTGGTGTTCTGGGCCCTGATCATCATCGTGGCCCTGAAGTACGTTGTCTTCATCATGCGGGCCGACAACCGCGGCGAGGGCGGCATCATGGCCCTCATGGCGCTCGCCCAGCGCACCGCCGCCAAGGATCCGCGGGCTTTGTGGTGGCTGACGGCGGCCGGTCTGTTCGGGGCGGCACTGTTTTACGGCGACGGGGTGATCACGCCGGCGATCTCGGTGCTTTCCGCGGTCGAAGGGGTGGCCGTAACGCAGCCAGCCTTTGCGCCATTGATCCTGCCCTTGTCACTTGTCATCATCGTGTTGCTGTTCGCGTTCCAGAGCAAAGGAACGGCGAGCGTGGGTGCGCTTTTCGGCCCGGTCATGATCATCTGGTTCATTACGCTTGGTGTGCTCGGCCTGATCAAGATCATCGAGATGCCAAGCGTCCTGCTGGCGCTCAACCCGTTGTACGCCTTTCAGTTTCTCGCGGAGCACCGACTGCACGGCTTCCTGGTGCTGGGCTCGGTCGTGCTGGCGGTGACTGGCGCCGAGGCGCTGTATGCGGACATGGGCCATTTTGGCCGCAAGCCGATCAAGCTTGCCTGGTTCGGCTTGGTCTTGCCTTGCATCTACCTGAACTACCTTGGTCAGGGTGCGCTGCTGGTGTCGGATCCGGCGGCGGCACGCAATCCGTTCTTCCTGCTCGCGCCGCCCTGGATGCTCTACCCGATGGTGGGGCTGGCAACACTGGCCGCGATCATTGCTTCACAGGCGGTCATTTCCGGCGCTTTTTCGCTGACTCGCCAGGCGATGCAGCTCGGCTACTGCCCGCGCTTCAGCCTGATTCACACCTCGGCGCGCGAAATCGGCCAAGTCTACGTGCCGGGCATCAATTGGGGGCTCCTCGGTGCGGTGCTCGCGCTGGTCATTGGCTTCAAGTCGTCGAGTGCCCTGGCGTCGGCCTACGGCATCGCGGTCACCCTGACGATGTTGATCGATACCGTGCTGGCTTTCATCGTCGTGCGCAGTCTGTGGGGATGGTCTGGCTTGCAGGGCGGGCTCTTTCTTGCCGGTTTCCTGATCGTCGACCTCGCCTTTGTTTCAGCCTGCTCGGTCAAGATTCTCGATGGCGGTTGGTTCCCCCTAACCATGGGACTGGGCGTGTTTCTGCTGCTGGCGACCTGGCGCCGTGGCCGCCAAGTCGTTGCGGAGCGCACCCGCACCGACACGATCCCGCTTGAGCTGTTCATTCAGTCGCTGTTTCACTCGCCGCCACAGCGGGTCTCGGGCACGGGCATTTTCATGACGACCAACCCGGACGGCGTACCGCGCGCGCTGCTGCACAACTTGTTGCATAACAAGGTGCTGCATGAGCGCGTCGTGCTGCTGACCGTGGTGACTGAAGATGTTCCCTTCGTCCCCGAGATCGATCGCGTCTGGGTCGAGCATCTCGACTACGGCTTCATGCGCATTTCGGTGCACTACGGCTTCAAGGACGATCCGGATATCCCGGCAGCCTTGATCCAGGCGCAGAGCCAAGGTTTCGAGTTCGAGATGATGGAAACCTCGTTCTTCCTTGGCCGCGAGAAGCTCATTCCGCGCATCAAGGGTGTCATGCCGATGTGGCGCGAGCGCCTTTTCATCTTCATGTTCCGAAACTCGGGCAGCGCGGCGGACTTTTTCAGGATTCCAGCCAACCGGGTGGTGGAATTCGGAACACAAGTCGAACTGTGA
- the yajC gene encoding preprotein translocase subunit YajC, with product MLISNAYAQTAGAAADPTGGIMGLLPLILMFGILWFLMIRPQMKKAKEHKAVLEALQKGDEVMTQGGVAGKVASVGESYVRVEIADGVEVLVQKAAVATVLPKGTLKSA from the coding sequence GTGCTGATTTCCAACGCCTATGCCCAGACCGCGGGTGCCGCGGCTGACCCGACCGGCGGCATCATGGGCCTGCTGCCGCTGATCCTGATGTTCGGCATCCTGTGGTTCCTGATGATTCGCCCGCAGATGAAGAAGGCCAAAGAACACAAGGCCGTGCTGGAAGCGCTGCAAAAGGGCGATGAAGTCATGACCCAAGGCGGCGTCGCCGGCAAGGTGGCGAGCGTCGGCGAAAGCTATGTCCGCGTCGAGATCGCCGATGGCGTCGAAGTGCTGGTTCAGAAGGCCGCCGTGGCCACGGTTCTGCCCAAGGGCACGCTGAAGAGCGCCTGA
- the queA gene encoding tRNA preQ1(34) S-adenosylmethionine ribosyltransferase-isomerase QueA — protein MPLTVSEFDFDLPPTLIAQSPLAERSASRLLRVAPDTLEDLSFRDLPSLLAPGDLLVFNDSRVLHARLYGRKSTGGEVEVLIERPLGDHEALAMVRASKSPKPGSRMTLMDAFDVEVLGRVGEFFHLRFPQEATVIELIERHGRLPLPPYIDRAAAEADEARYQTVYARHLGSVAAPTAGLHFDQTVLDQLAARGVKTAAVTLHVGAGTFQPVRVERIEDHVMHREWYVIPEDTVAAITATRAAGGRVVCVGTTSLRALESAARDGELKAGAEETDIFITPGFQFRVADRLITNFHLPRSTLLMLVSAFAGLDTIRNAYAHAIANRYRFFSYGDAMLLDKAST, from the coding sequence ATGCCGTTAACTGTTTCAGAGTTTGACTTCGACCTGCCGCCGACACTGATCGCGCAGTCCCCTTTGGCCGAGCGCAGCGCCAGTCGCCTGCTGCGCGTTGCTCCGGACACGCTTGAGGACCTGAGCTTCAGGGATCTGCCAAGCCTTCTCGCGCCCGGCGATCTGTTGGTTTTCAACGACAGTCGTGTGCTGCATGCACGTCTGTATGGACGGAAATCGACCGGCGGCGAAGTGGAGGTGCTGATCGAGCGCCCACTTGGCGACCATGAAGCACTGGCCATGGTGCGTGCGAGCAAGTCGCCCAAGCCCGGCAGCCGCATGACTTTGATGGACGCCTTCGATGTGGAAGTGCTCGGCCGCGTGGGCGAGTTCTTTCATCTGCGCTTTCCGCAGGAAGCGACGGTCATTGAATTGATCGAGCGCCACGGCCGTCTGCCGCTGCCGCCTTACATCGACCGCGCCGCGGCCGAAGCAGACGAGGCACGCTATCAGACGGTCTATGCACGACACCTTGGATCGGTCGCAGCGCCGACCGCCGGGCTTCACTTCGACCAGACGGTGCTCGATCAGCTGGCAGCGCGCGGCGTCAAGACCGCAGCGGTAACCTTGCACGTCGGCGCCGGTACGTTCCAGCCAGTGCGCGTCGAGCGCATCGAAGACCACGTCATGCACCGGGAGTGGTACGTGATTCCGGAAGACACCGTTGCCGCAATCACGGCAACCCGTGCGGCCGGCGGGCGCGTTGTGTGCGTCGGCACGACGAGCCTGCGTGCGCTCGAATCAGCGGCGCGCGACGGCGAATTGAAGGCTGGCGCGGAAGAGACCGACATCTTCATCACGCCGGGCTTCCAGTTCCGCGTCGCCGACCGCCTCATCACCAACTTCCACCTGCCACGCTCGACGCTGCTGATGCTCGTATCCGCCTTCGCGGGCCTCGATACGATCCGCAACGCCTACGCACACGCCATCGCAAACCGCTATCGATTCTTCAGCTATGGCGATGCCATGCTGCTCGACAAGGCTTCCACATGA
- the cobA gene encoding uroporphyrinogen-III C-methyltransferase has translation MDALQPPIPAGKVYLIGAGPGEADLLTVRAARMIGQADAVVYDHLVGDGVMALIPADAEKIYVGKEAGNHTLPQESINTLLVRLAQAGKRVVRLKGGDPFIFGRGGEEILELIGSGIPFEVVPGVTAASGAAAFSGIPLTHREVARTCVFATGHFHDGSCDLDWPALARPNQTVVIYMGIGALPVISAQLVAHGLAASTPAAAVRHATLPTQRTIVGTLEDLPGKVAQAGLKPPALLIIGEVVNLREQLNWFEDLPR, from the coding sequence ATGGACGCCCTCCAACCACCGATTCCAGCCGGCAAGGTCTACCTAATTGGCGCGGGCCCCGGTGAAGCCGATCTGCTGACGGTGCGTGCCGCTCGCATGATCGGTCAAGCGGACGCCGTGGTCTATGACCACTTGGTCGGGGATGGCGTGATGGCGCTGATCCCGGCTGACGCAGAGAAGATCTATGTCGGCAAGGAAGCCGGCAATCACACACTGCCACAGGAGTCGATCAACACGCTCCTGGTGCGCCTCGCTCAGGCAGGCAAGCGTGTCGTGCGGCTCAAGGGCGGTGATCCGTTCATCTTCGGGCGCGGCGGGGAGGAAATCCTAGAACTGATCGGCTCCGGCATTCCGTTTGAGGTCGTACCGGGTGTGACGGCCGCGAGCGGTGCCGCCGCGTTCTCGGGGATACCGCTGACGCATCGGGAGGTAGCGCGCACCTGCGTATTCGCAACCGGCCATTTTCATGACGGCAGCTGCGATCTCGACTGGCCGGCGTTGGCACGCCCGAACCAGACGGTAGTGATCTACATGGGAATCGGCGCGTTGCCCGTTATCAGTGCGCAGCTGGTGGCGCATGGGCTCGCCGCCAGCACACCCGCCGCCGCGGTGCGGCACGCAACACTACCGACGCAACGCACCATCGTCGGCACGCTAGAGGATCTACCTGGGAAAGTGGCGCAAGCCGGCCTGAAGCCCCCCGCCCTGCTGATCATCGGCGAGGTCGTGAACTTGCGCGAGCAGCTCAACTGGTTCGAAGACCTGCCGCGCTGA
- the tgt gene encoding tRNA guanosine(34) transglycosylase Tgt, with product MKFDLLRTSDGARRGRLQLNHGVVDTPVFMPVGTYGTVKAMSPHELDDIGAQICLGNTFHLWLRPGMEVMKTFGGLHDFMGWRKPILTDSGGFQVFSLGALRKITEEGVRFSSPIDGAKLMLTPEESMRIQRGLNSDIVMIFDECTPYPADHATAATSMRLSMRWARRSRDEFDRLENPNALFGIVQGGMHEDLRDESLAGLADIGFHGFAIGGLSVGEPKEEMERILTHTAPKLPTDKPRYLMGVGTPEDLVYGVSRGIDMFDCVMPTRNARNGWLFTQWGNLKIRNAKHRNDPRPLDEACSCYTCRHFSRAYLHHLDRATEMLGPRLMTIHNLHYYQQLMREMREAIDADRFNAFVADFHARRARGID from the coding sequence ATGAAATTCGATCTTCTGCGCACGTCAGACGGCGCCCGTCGCGGCCGCCTGCAACTCAACCATGGCGTGGTGGACACGCCGGTGTTCATGCCGGTCGGCACCTACGGCACCGTCAAGGCGATGAGCCCGCACGAGCTCGACGACATCGGCGCGCAGATCTGCCTCGGCAACACCTTCCACCTTTGGCTGCGCCCCGGCATGGAGGTCATGAAGACCTTTGGCGGGTTGCACGACTTCATGGGTTGGCGCAAGCCGATCCTGACCGACTCGGGTGGATTCCAGGTCTTCTCGCTCGGGGCGTTGCGTAAGATCACCGAAGAGGGCGTGCGCTTCTCGTCACCAATCGACGGTGCGAAGCTGATGCTGACGCCGGAGGAATCGATGCGCATCCAGCGCGGACTGAACTCCGACATCGTGATGATCTTCGACGAATGCACGCCCTACCCCGCCGATCACGCCACCGCCGCCACGTCCATGCGCCTGTCGATGCGCTGGGCGCGACGCTCGCGCGACGAATTCGATCGACTGGAGAACCCCAACGCTTTGTTCGGCATCGTGCAGGGCGGCATGCATGAAGACCTGCGCGACGAATCGCTGGCCGGGCTTGCGGATATCGGCTTCCATGGTTTCGCCATCGGCGGCCTGTCGGTCGGCGAACCCAAGGAAGAGATGGAGCGCATCCTGACGCACACCGCACCAAAGCTTCCGACCGACAAGCCACGCTACCTGATGGGCGTTGGCACGCCGGAGGACCTGGTGTACGGCGTGTCGCGCGGCATCGACATGTTCGACTGCGTGATGCCGACCCGCAACGCCCGCAACGGCTGGCTGTTCACGCAATGGGGCAACCTCAAGATCCGCAACGCCAAGCACCGCAACGACCCGCGGCCGCTCGACGAGGCCTGCAGCTGCTACACCTGCCGGCACTTCTCACGCGCCTACCTGCATCACCTGGATCGCGCGACCGAAATGCTGGGCCCGCGCCTGATGACGATCCACAACCTGCACTATTACCAGCAACTGATGCGCGAGATGCGCGAGGCGATCGACGCAGACCGGTTCAACGCATTTGTTGCCGACTTCCACGCCCGCCGCGCCCGCGGCATTGACTGA